From the genome of Candidatus Woesearchaeota archaeon:
ACACTCGCTGATAAATTCGCATCCTGAGGTGTCATATGGTCGATGTTGCAATTGAACTGAAAAAAAAGCCAAAAGGCGTAATCCTCGTGCAGGGCTTTCCCGGCTTCGGCCTCATTGGCACCATTACGACCGAGTTTCTCATTGACACGCTGAAAGCAGAACTTATTGGCACCGTCTTATTTCCCGACATTCCAACCATGGTGGCAATCCACGACGGCAAGCTCGTGAATCCAGTCGGCATTTTTTATGACAAGAAAACAAACCTCGCCATTCTCCACGTCATCACCAGCGTTGCCGGCATTGAATGGAAGCTGACCGAAGCAATTCTCGAAGTGGCAAAACAGCTCGAAGCAAAAGAAATTGTAAGCCTTGAAGGCGTTGCGTCGCCCATGGCAGATGGCACCGGTGGCGAACCGGATGCGCGCTGTTTCTTCTACACCACGCTCGCTGGCGCTGCCGCAAGATTCCAAAAAAGCAAAACCCAACTGCTCAAGGAAGGAATTATTATCGGCGTCACCGGCGCACTGCTGATTAAAGAAGCAAAAAATCTATCCTGCATTTTTGTTGAAACCCACACCGGCCTGCCTGACAGCAAGGCAGCTGCAGAAATAATCAAAGTGCTCGATGGCTACTTGGGCTTGAAACTTGACCCAAAGCCGCTGCTTGACCAAGCAGAAAAATTCGAGGAGAAACTTCGCGGGCTTCTTGAGCAAACAAAAATGGCCAAGGACACGCAACAGAAGAAGAGCTTGAATTATGTTGGATAGATTGATAGATTAATAGGCTATTTTTTATCTTATTTTTTTTATGTTCTTCTCTTTATCGTAACTCTCCATTAAGATATTTAAATTGTACCATCGCCCTCTCCAAAAGCTTTATAAAGGGGTGGCGTTTTGTAGAGGTTCATAAACGCCAGAAATGGCAGAAAATAAAGAAAATTCAAGAGATTAAGGAAGATTCCTTACTCTCCTTATCATAAAAAAGAGTGAACGGAGGAAATCCCTATGGCAAGAGAAAAGCCCCACATAAATTTGATATTCATCGGACACGTTGACCACGGAAAGTCCACTACAGTCGGACGACTGATGTACGATACCAAGAACATTGACGAAGCAGCCATGCGCAAGCTCAAGGAAAAAGCAGAAGAGCTCGGCAAGAAAGGATTTGAATTCGCCTTCGTTATGGACAATCTCAAAGAAGAGCGGGAACGTGGTGTCACCATTGACCTCTCCCACCGCAAGTTTGAGACCAGCAAATACTACTTTACTATTATCGACGCACCCGGACACAAGGACTTCATCAAGAACATGATTACCGGAACGTCACAGGCAGACGCCGCAGTACTTGTTGTTGCTGCAACCGACGGCATCATGGCTCAGACCAAGGAGCACGTGTTCCTTGCAAAGACCCTCGGTGTCCAGCAGATTATCATCGCCATCAACAAAATGGACATGCCGGGCGTTGAATACAAACAGGAAAAGTTCAACCAGACCAAGGAAGATGTTTCCAAGCTGCTCAAATCAGTCGGCTACAAGCCTGACCAGATTCCGTTTGTGGCGATGGCATCACTTCACGGCGAGAACGTTGCAACCAAAACAACAAAAATGCCATGGTACACGGGCAAATCACTGCTTGAAACCATCGACGATCTCAAATCACCTGAAAAGCCAACCAACCTTCCGATGCGCATGCCTATACAGGATGTCTATAACATCACTGGTATCGGCGTTGTTCCGGTCGGAAGAATTGAAACCGGCATTCTCAAGGTAAACGACAAAGTCATGATTGTACCCGGCCGCGAAGGAAAAGGCGTGCCCGGCGAAGTCAAAACAATCGAGATGCACCACGAACAGATGCAACAGGCAGAGCC
Proteins encoded in this window:
- a CDS encoding PAC2 family protein, which codes for MVDVAIELKKKPKGVILVQGFPGFGLIGTITTEFLIDTLKAELIGTVLFPDIPTMVAIHDGKLVNPVGIFYDKKTNLAILHVITSVAGIEWKLTEAILEVAKQLEAKEIVSLEGVASPMADGTGGEPDARCFFYTTLAGAAARFQKSKTQLLKEGIIIGVTGALLIKEAKNLSCIFVETHTGLPDSKAAAEIIKVLDGYLGLKLDPKPLLDQAEKFEEKLRGLLEQTKMAKDTQQKKSLNYVG
- the tuf gene encoding translation elongation factor EF-1 subunit alpha; the protein is MAREKPHINLIFIGHVDHGKSTTVGRLMYDTKNIDEAAMRKLKEKAEELGKKGFEFAFVMDNLKEERERGVTIDLSHRKFETSKYYFTIIDAPGHKDFIKNMITGTSQADAAVLVVAATDGIMAQTKEHVFLAKTLGVQQIIIAINKMDMPGVEYKQEKFNQTKEDVSKLLKSVGYKPDQIPFVAMASLHGENVATKTTKMPWYTGKSLLETIDDLKSPEKPTNLPMRMPIQDVYNITGIGVVPVGRIETGILKVNDKVMIVPGREGKGVPGEVKTIEMHHEQMQQAEPGDNVGLSVRGVGKKDITRGDVMGHPDNIPKVASEFTAQIIVLNHPTVITAGYTPVFHIHTAQVACQFIELVKKLNPATGEVLQEKPDFIKNGDAAIVKIRPLQPLVIEKQKDIPQLARFAIRDSGATVAAGMCIDIVEKKLA